The following are from one region of the Dreissena polymorpha isolate Duluth1 chromosome 2, UMN_Dpol_1.0, whole genome shotgun sequence genome:
- the LOC127869089 gene encoding WSC domain-containing protein 1-like isoform X1: MALVKWDLLRVRRLSVWKVFSGVIVVVTMWISFENSVLRLIPILKPPRRMVTIATVSSTRSNHSTTKTFVNVQSSTFSNINSNSTKHKVLYTLAHINLKTSNSNSNHTKLRINCPRDHVIYTDEETWLKGLPRVNDSHNQRLLERLTEANISGTNAVFRSVGNLTCRQRMPRDLRLTPCDLPVTALASPFRCGNTWLRHLVQQATGYGTSSIYCDQELKTKGFPFECERSQQKKTLLVKTHQPEPSDLNEAGKVSMVQLKRRFAKAVYLIRNPYEFIVANHHRFHLDNVPEDQFLGQAGSRWRAKHPSLLKWWQAMNQFWLHDFSGPVFPVVYSNLLHKTETELRGLLEFLRVNVSKTDIRCAVINGEGNFHRQPRKWTQIRSILQLFDVPMQQNINSSFLELKRHLKEKYNIDWHME, from the exons TGTATGGAAAGTGTTTTCTGGTGTAATCGTGGTCGTCACAATGTGGATTTCGTTTGAAAATTCTGTCCTTCGCCTTATACCAATATTGAAGCCGCCAAGACGCATGGTAACCATCGCAACAGTATCATCTACTAGATCTAATCACAGCACAACGAAAACGTTTGTTAATGTTCAAAGTAGcacatttagcaatataaataGTAATTCAACAAAACACAAAGTATTATATACACTAGCACATATTAATTTGAAAACCAGCAATTCAAATTCAAATCACACAAAGCTTAGAATAAACTGTCCGCGTGATCACGTGATATACACAGACGAGGAAACATGGTTAAAGGGACTTCCACGCGTCAACGATTCACACAATCAGCGTCTACTTGAGCGGTTAACGGAAGCTAATATAAGCGGTACGAACGCGGTGTTCCGCTCCGTTGGAAACCTAACATGCCGCCAGAGGATGCCACGTGATCTGCGATTGACGCCGTGTGATCTTCCGGTTACCGCCCTTGCGAGCCCCTTTCGGTGTGGAAACACATGGTTGCGACATCTCGTACAGCAAGCAACAG GGTACGGAACATCGTCGATCTACTGTGATCAGGAGTTGAAGACCAAAGGTTTCCCGTTCGAGTGTGAAAGGTCTCAACAGAAAAAGACGCTGCTGGTCAAAACACACCAACCGGAGCCATCCGATTTGAATGAAGCTGGAAAAGTGTCTATGGTACAATTGAAAAGGCGTTTTGCTAAGGCTGTATATCTTATTCGAAATCCGTACGAATTCATTGTGGCGAATCACCACAGGTTCCATCTGGATAATGTCCCAGAAGACCAATTCCTGGGACAGGCCGGTTCTA GATGGCGAGCAAAACACCCCTCGCTTTTGAAATGGTGGCAGGCGATGAACCAATTTTGGCTGCACGATTTTTCCGGGCCAGTATTTCCCGTCGTCTATTCCAATCTCTTGCACAAAACCGAGACGGAACTAAGGGGTCTGCTGGAATTTCTGCGCGTAAACGTTAGCAAAACGGACATCCGGTGTGCTGTAATCAACGGCGAAGGAAATTTTCACAGGCAACCTCGGAAATGGACTCAGATTCGAAGCATCCTTCAACTGTTTGATGTTCCCATGCAACAAAACATAAACTCGAGCTTTTTGGAGCTTAAAAGACATTTAAAGGAGAAATATAACATCGATTGGCATATGGAATAG
- the LOC127869089 gene encoding uncharacterized protein LOC127869089 isoform X2 → MALVKWDLLRVRRLSVWKVFSGVIVVVTMWISFENSVLRLIPILKPPRRMVTIATVSSTRSNHSTTKTFVNVQSSTFSNINSNSTKHKVLYTLAHINLKTSNSNSNHTKLRINCPRDHVIYTDEETWLKGLPRVNDSHNQRLLERLTEANISGTNAVFRSVGNLTCRQRMPRDLRLTPCDLPVTALASPFRCGNTWLRHLVQQATGYGTSSIYCDQELKTKGFPFECERSQQKKTLLVKTHQPEPSDLNEAGKVSMDGEQNTPRF, encoded by the exons TGTATGGAAAGTGTTTTCTGGTGTAATCGTGGTCGTCACAATGTGGATTTCGTTTGAAAATTCTGTCCTTCGCCTTATACCAATATTGAAGCCGCCAAGACGCATGGTAACCATCGCAACAGTATCATCTACTAGATCTAATCACAGCACAACGAAAACGTTTGTTAATGTTCAAAGTAGcacatttagcaatataaataGTAATTCAACAAAACACAAAGTATTATATACACTAGCACATATTAATTTGAAAACCAGCAATTCAAATTCAAATCACACAAAGCTTAGAATAAACTGTCCGCGTGATCACGTGATATACACAGACGAGGAAACATGGTTAAAGGGACTTCCACGCGTCAACGATTCACACAATCAGCGTCTACTTGAGCGGTTAACGGAAGCTAATATAAGCGGTACGAACGCGGTGTTCCGCTCCGTTGGAAACCTAACATGCCGCCAGAGGATGCCACGTGATCTGCGATTGACGCCGTGTGATCTTCCGGTTACCGCCCTTGCGAGCCCCTTTCGGTGTGGAAACACATGGTTGCGACATCTCGTACAGCAAGCAACAG GGTACGGAACATCGTCGATCTACTGTGATCAGGAGTTGAAGACCAAAGGTTTCCCGTTCGAGTGTGAAAGGTCTCAACAGAAAAAGACGCTGCTGGTCAAAACACACCAACCGGAGCCATCCGATTTGAATGAAGCTGGAAAAGTGTCTATG GATGGCGAGCAAAACACCCCTCGCTTTTGA